Proteins from a genomic interval of Desulfofustis limnaeus:
- a CDS encoding aminoglycoside phosphotransferase family protein gives MTLSADLTDTIARLLAPLIPGGQQPVLQPLLGDGSARRFFRVFAGGRPLCLAALPAGGSQRELAEAASWLAIVRHLHQAGAPVPQVLGADLSIGLLLFEDFGDCRLHDLLHRDRPRGLALYPEIVRRLAQMQVRGVEGFQTDWCYDAPCYDQAVMVERESLYFLSAFWVDTLFAEEVAGLREEFERLAATAAATCQPLFMHRDFQSRNIMVGEDRLGFIDFQAGRLGPPAYDVASLLIDPYASLSDRQQHQVFALYLEEMGRLGGVDLAALQASYPYLAVQRNLQIIGAFAYLSGRRGKGFFRGFILPSLIMLQNRLADPLFTDLPVLRQTVATSITTYRRMI, from the coding sequence ATGACCCTTTCTGCCGACCTCACCGACACTATTGCCCGGTTGCTGGCGCCTCTGATACCAGGAGGGCAGCAGCCGGTCCTGCAGCCGTTGCTCGGAGACGGTTCGGCGCGCCGGTTTTTCCGCGTTTTTGCCGGCGGCCGCCCGCTCTGTCTGGCGGCCCTGCCGGCCGGTGGCAGCCAGCGCGAATTGGCCGAGGCGGCCTCCTGGCTGGCCATTGTCCGGCACCTGCATCAGGCGGGTGCCCCGGTGCCGCAGGTCCTTGGCGCCGATCTGTCGATCGGGCTCTTGTTGTTCGAGGATTTCGGCGATTGCCGGTTGCATGACCTGCTGCACCGGGATCGGCCCCGCGGGCTGGCGCTCTATCCCGAGATCGTACGCCGGTTGGCGCAGATGCAGGTGCGCGGGGTGGAAGGGTTTCAGACGGACTGGTGCTACGATGCGCCGTGCTACGACCAGGCGGTCATGGTGGAGCGGGAATCGCTCTATTTTCTCTCCGCCTTTTGGGTTGATACCCTCTTTGCGGAGGAGGTGGCCGGGTTGCGTGAGGAGTTTGAGCGGCTCGCCGCCACGGCGGCCGCCACCTGCCAGCCGCTGTTCATGCACCGGGATTTCCAGAGTCGCAACATCATGGTCGGCGAAGATCGTTTGGGTTTTATCGACTTTCAGGCCGGACGGCTGGGGCCGCCGGCCTACGATGTCGCCTCGTTGCTGATCGACCCGTACGCATCCTTGTCCGATCGTCAGCAGCACCAGGTGTTTGCCCTCTACCTGGAGGAGATGGGCCGGCTGGGCGGAGTCGATCTGGCGGCCCTGCAGGCCTCCTATCCGTACCTGGCGGTGCAGCGCAATCTCCAGATTATCGGCGCCTTTGCCTATCTTTCCGGACGCCGGGGTAAGGGGTTCTTTCGCGGCTTTATCCTGCCGTCGCTGATCATGCTGCAGAACCGGCTGGCTGATCCCCTCTTTACCGACCTGCCGGTGCTGCGCCAGACCGTGGCAACGTCAATCACCACCTATCGTCGCATGATCTGA
- the selB gene encoding selenocysteine-specific translation elongation factor encodes MREIVLGTAGHVDHGKTSFIRALTGIETDRLKEEKKRGITIELGFAYLDLPCGHRLGIVDVPGHERFVKNMVAGATGMDLLAFVIAADEGIMPQTREHFDICRLLGVKQGFVVVTKKDLVDEDWLEMVIEEIGEFCRGSFLEDAPVIPVSSVTGEGLDQVVAIVDRFVREHQFSEAFGPFRLPIDRAFAMKGFGAVVTGTSVSGRVAVGDEVRLYPGDKQAKVRGIQVHSQAVELVEAGHRTAINLQGTELDEISRGMVLASPGCLESNYMLDCWLLYLSSNAKPLKHRSRVRVHLGTAEVIGRVSLLAGDEVRPGDEMPVQLLLEEPVAVWPGDRYVIRSYSPVATVGGGEVLGNQSPRKRKRLTAKDRDLNRAVFNVLRDGSVEERLLLLLKESGMTGLSFDELGVRLGVFGKQLTKLLGPLLSARRMVVVDSAAQRYLIREMADQLNETILVSLTAYHQANPLKNGLSKEEVRSGFKQAVDPKVFNYCLNDLLRRELVVQEESVIRLASHQVALQGDEQQLRQELQDWYRQRGLMTPTIKETYERFGDYPQTMVKNVLNLLLGDGTLLKVSESLYYDAAQLQGLQRKVEAHLQEHGEIDAPGFKDLSGLTRKFSIPILEYLDRVKLTIRIGDKRVLRKRT; translated from the coding sequence ATGCGCGAAATTGTCCTCGGCACCGCCGGCCATGTGGATCATGGTAAAACCAGCTTTATCCGGGCATTGACCGGTATCGAGACGGACCGGCTCAAGGAGGAGAAGAAACGGGGCATCACCATCGAACTCGGTTTCGCCTATCTCGACCTCCCCTGCGGACATCGTCTCGGCATCGTCGACGTGCCCGGCCATGAGCGGTTTGTCAAGAACATGGTGGCCGGTGCCACCGGCATGGATCTCCTGGCTTTCGTCATCGCCGCGGACGAGGGGATCATGCCGCAGACCAGGGAGCACTTCGACATCTGCCGGCTGCTCGGCGTCAAACAGGGGTTCGTGGTGGTCACCAAGAAAGACTTGGTGGACGAGGACTGGCTGGAGATGGTGATTGAGGAGATCGGTGAGTTCTGCCGGGGCAGCTTCCTGGAAGATGCCCCGGTCATCCCGGTGTCGTCGGTCACCGGCGAGGGGCTCGACCAGGTGGTGGCGATTGTCGACCGTTTCGTCCGCGAGCACCAGTTCAGTGAGGCCTTCGGCCCGTTCCGGCTGCCCATCGATCGCGCCTTTGCCATGAAGGGCTTCGGGGCGGTGGTCACCGGCACCTCGGTGTCGGGGCGGGTGGCGGTGGGTGATGAGGTCCGCCTCTATCCCGGTGACAAGCAGGCCAAGGTGCGCGGTATCCAGGTTCACTCCCAGGCGGTGGAGTTGGTCGAGGCCGGTCATCGGACGGCCATCAACCTGCAGGGCACGGAACTGGACGAGATCTCGCGCGGCATGGTGCTGGCTTCCCCCGGATGCCTCGAGTCCAACTACATGCTCGATTGCTGGCTGCTTTATCTGTCGTCCAACGCCAAGCCGCTGAAGCATCGCAGTCGGGTTCGGGTCCATCTGGGCACCGCCGAGGTGATCGGTCGGGTCTCGTTGCTGGCTGGTGATGAGGTGCGGCCCGGCGACGAAATGCCGGTGCAACTGCTGCTCGAAGAGCCGGTGGCGGTCTGGCCCGGCGACCGTTACGTCATTCGCAGCTACTCGCCGGTGGCCACCGTCGGCGGCGGCGAGGTACTGGGCAACCAGTCGCCGCGCAAACGCAAGCGGTTGACCGCCAAGGATCGTGACCTCAACCGGGCGGTATTCAACGTGCTGCGCGACGGCTCGGTGGAAGAGCGACTGCTGCTGCTGCTCAAGGAATCGGGAATGACCGGGCTCTCCTTCGATGAACTCGGGGTTCGGCTGGGTGTCTTCGGCAAGCAGCTCACCAAGCTGCTCGGGCCGCTGCTGTCCGCCAGGCGCATGGTGGTGGTCGACTCGGCGGCGCAGCGCTACCTGATCAGGGAGATGGCCGACCAGCTCAACGAGACCATTCTCGTTTCGCTGACCGCCTATCACCAGGCCAATCCCTTGAAAAACGGACTGTCCAAGGAAGAGGTCCGCTCCGGTTTCAAACAGGCGGTGGACCCGAAGGTGTTCAATTACTGCCTCAACGACCTGCTGCGCCGGGAACTGGTGGTCCAGGAGGAATCGGTGATCAGACTGGCCTCTCACCAGGTGGCCTTGCAGGGCGACGAACAGCAACTGCGCCAGGAACTGCAGGACTGGTACCGGCAGCGCGGCCTGATGACGCCCACCATCAAAGAGACCTATGAGCGGTTCGGCGACTACCCGCAGACGATGGTCAAAAACGTGCTCAACCTCCTGCTTGGCGACGGCACCCTGCTCAAGGTGAGCGAGTCGCTCTACTATGATGCGGCCCAGTTGCAGGGTCTGCAGCGAAAGGTCGAGGCCCATCTGCAGGAGCATGGGGAGATCGACGCCCCCGGCTTCAAGGACCTCAGCGGCCTGACCAGAAAGTTCTCCATTCCGATCCTGGAATATCTCGATCGGGTCAAACTGACCATCCGCATCGGTGATAAGCGCGTCCTGCGCAAACGAACCTGA
- the der gene encoding ribosome biogenesis GTPase Der, with translation MSSPAAIVALIGRPNVGKSTLFNRMTRSRKAIVDPTPGVTRDRHYDRVEWKERSFILVDTGGIDERGGDVMAGSIRSQALAAAEEADVILLLLDAKQGLVPADYEVVELLRRVQKKILYVVNKIDGPEQEQELLLPFYELGVEPLWVVSAEHNYGFATLMDGLVEQLPAEAAPLHLPDQTVRVAFLGRPNVGKSSMINRIIGAERMVVSPVSGTTRDSVDTLLSHKDRHYLLIDTAGIRRKGKTTEKLEKFSILKALSALERCDIAVVMLDAEEGLTEQDTKIIGYTQEQGRALILLVNKWDLVADDRKRQQQILEEIGRAVPFVGFAPLLTVSALSGYGFKRLFPVIGAVYRQFTATFPTAALNRLLTDAVAHHSPPIYKNKRLKFYYTTQLSSRPPTFVVMSNSSKGVHFSYQRYLVNRYREGLGLDRVPLRLIFKDKAQQRDRRRGR, from the coding sequence ATGAGTAGTCCAGCAGCCATCGTCGCCCTGATCGGCCGGCCCAACGTCGGCAAATCAACCCTGTTCAACCGCATGACCCGGTCGCGCAAGGCCATCGTCGACCCCACCCCCGGCGTCACCAGAGACCGTCATTATGATCGGGTGGAGTGGAAGGAGCGTTCATTCATCCTGGTCGATACCGGCGGCATCGACGAGCGGGGCGGGGACGTCATGGCCGGCTCGATCCGCAGTCAGGCCTTGGCCGCCGCGGAGGAGGCCGACGTCATCCTGCTGCTGCTGGACGCCAAGCAGGGCCTTGTCCCGGCCGATTATGAAGTGGTTGAGCTGCTACGCCGGGTGCAGAAGAAGATTCTCTACGTGGTCAACAAGATCGACGGACCGGAGCAGGAGCAGGAGTTGCTGCTGCCCTTTTACGAATTGGGGGTGGAACCGCTGTGGGTGGTTTCCGCCGAGCATAACTACGGGTTCGCCACCCTGATGGACGGCCTGGTGGAACAGCTGCCGGCGGAAGCGGCGCCCCTGCACCTGCCCGACCAGACGGTGCGGGTGGCCTTCCTCGGCCGGCCCAACGTCGGCAAGTCGTCGATGATCAACCGGATCATCGGTGCCGAACGGATGGTGGTGTCGCCGGTATCGGGGACCACCCGCGACTCGGTGGATACCCTGTTGAGCCACAAGGATCGCCACTACCTGCTGATCGATACGGCGGGCATCCGGCGCAAGGGGAAGACCACGGAGAAACTGGAAAAATTCAGTATCCTCAAGGCCCTGTCGGCGCTCGAACGGTGCGATATCGCCGTGGTCATGCTCGATGCGGAGGAAGGGCTCACCGAGCAGGATACCAAGATCATCGGCTATACCCAGGAGCAGGGGCGGGCCTTGATCCTGCTGGTCAACAAGTGGGACCTGGTGGCCGACGACCGCAAGCGGCAGCAGCAGATCCTCGAAGAGATCGGCCGGGCCGTCCCCTTCGTCGGCTTCGCTCCTCTACTTACCGTCTCGGCCTTGAGCGGCTACGGGTTCAAGCGGCTCTTTCCGGTCATCGGAGCCGTCTATCGGCAGTTCACCGCGACTTTTCCCACCGCTGCCTTGAACCGGCTGCTCACCGATGCGGTGGCCCACCATTCACCGCCCATTTACAAGAACAAGCGCCTCAAATTCTATTACACCACCCAGCTGAGCAGCCGGCCGCCGACTTTTGTGGTCATGTCCAACAGCTCCAAGGGGGTACACTTCTCCTACCAGCGCTACCTGGTGAACCGCTATCGGGAAGGGCTCGGACTCGATCGGGTGCCGCTGCGCCTCATCTTCAAGGACAAGGCGCAGCAGCGTGATCGCCGGCGCGGCCGTTGA
- a CDS encoding pyridoxal phosphate-dependent aminotransferase: MAISEKMLGFSTRSSWIRKMFEEGAKLKIQYGADQVFDFSLGNPDVPPPPQFNDVLLELAKNTTPGQHSYMPNGGLPWVREAIAARMSAEQGVAIHHGDLLMACGAAGAINVVMKALLDPGDEVVMLAPYFVEYGFYVDNHGGVARVVQTDADFNLDLGAIEAALTEKTKAVIINSPNNPTGQVYPAAAIRALGALLEEVGNRFGSTIYLISDEPYRKIVFDDCQVPPIFHLVRNSIVLSSFSKDLSLPGERIGYVAVHPEADDKGPLLDAMTLATRILGFVNAPAFMQRVVAELQEVSIDTSVYARRRDLFCSILSDIGYRFLPPKGAFYIFPQTPIEDDARFCALLQEERILAVPGRGFGSPGHMRLAFCIDEGYIARSAPGFKAAFDRAQRL, from the coding sequence ATGGCCATTTCAGAAAAAATGTTAGGATTCTCGACCCGGTCGTCCTGGATCCGCAAGATGTTTGAAGAGGGCGCCAAGTTGAAGATCCAGTATGGCGCCGACCAGGTCTTCGATTTCAGCCTGGGAAACCCCGACGTGCCGCCGCCGCCGCAGTTCAACGACGTGTTGCTGGAGTTGGCCAAGAACACCACCCCCGGCCAGCACAGCTACATGCCCAACGGCGGCCTGCCTTGGGTCCGGGAGGCCATCGCCGCCCGGATGTCCGCCGAGCAGGGAGTGGCCATCCACCACGGCGACCTGCTGATGGCCTGCGGCGCCGCCGGGGCGATCAACGTGGTCATGAAGGCCCTGCTCGATCCCGGCGACGAGGTGGTCATGCTGGCCCCCTACTTCGTGGAATACGGCTTCTATGTGGACAACCACGGCGGCGTCGCCCGGGTGGTGCAGACCGACGCCGACTTCAACCTCGATCTGGGTGCCATCGAAGCGGCGCTCACCGAAAAGACCAAGGCGGTCATCATCAACTCACCGAACAACCCCACCGGCCAGGTCTACCCCGCCGCTGCGATCAGGGCGCTCGGGGCGCTGCTGGAAGAGGTGGGCAACCGGTTCGGCTCGACCATCTACCTGATCTCCGACGAGCCTTATCGCAAGATCGTCTTTGACGACTGCCAGGTGCCGCCGATCTTCCACCTGGTCCGCAACAGCATCGTCCTCTCTTCGTTTTCCAAGGACCTGTCGCTGCCCGGCGAGCGTATCGGTTACGTGGCCGTCCATCCGGAGGCCGACGACAAGGGACCGCTGCTCGACGCCATGACGCTGGCCACCCGCATCCTCGGCTTCGTCAACGCCCCGGCCTTCATGCAGCGAGTCGTCGCCGAACTGCAGGAGGTCTCCATCGATACCTCCGTCTACGCCCGACGCCGCGACCTGTTCTGCTCCATCCTGAGCGATATCGGCTACCGGTTCCTGCCGCCGAAGGGGGCCTTTTATATCTTTCCGCAGACCCCCATCGAGGACGATGCCCGCTTCTGCGCATTGCTCCAGGAAGAGCGGATCCTGGCCGTTCCCGGCCGGGGTTTCGGCTCGCCGGGGCACATGCGCCTGGCCTTCTGCATCGACGAGGGCTATATCGCCCGCTCCGCCCCCGGCTTCAAGGCCGCCTTCGACCGCGCCCAGCGCCTGTGA
- the ftsY gene encoding signal recognition particle-docking protein FtsY, whose translation MLGWFRRKKKEEPPQAPQAGGREPEPVPLPEQPEQPEQPEQPEEQHQPVREPEAAASAPLAPADDKAGEAAPQPEKKRSSSVFRRLTERLARTREAFTERIDALFLGKKKIDAQLFDELEEILVTADLGIATTMELLETARKRVKRENLSDPLALKSIIKDLLKSHLTVDQQAAELALPDQGPFVVMVVGVNGVGKTTTIGKVAAKFQAAGRSVLLVAADTFRAAAISQLKIWGERNGARVVAHQEGADPSSVVFDAMTVAQSKGYDVVLIDTAGRLHTRTNLMEELKKIKRVIAKHLPDAPHEVLLVIDATTGQNGISQATLFNEAVGVTGIALTKLDGTAKGGIVANITRELKVPIRFIGVGEQIDDLRDFNADEFVEALFTTAADADRS comes from the coding sequence ATGCTTGGCTGGTTCAGAAGGAAAAAGAAGGAGGAGCCGCCCCAGGCCCCGCAAGCCGGTGGTCGTGAACCCGAACCGGTGCCGCTGCCGGAGCAACCGGAACAACCTGAACAACCTGAACAACCGGAAGAGCAGCACCAGCCGGTGCGCGAGCCAGAGGCGGCCGCAAGTGCTCCTCTCGCCCCTGCCGACGATAAAGCTGGCGAAGCCGCACCACAACCGGAGAAAAAGCGCTCCTCATCCGTCTTTCGCCGGCTCACCGAACGGTTGGCCCGGACCCGGGAGGCCTTCACCGAACGTATCGATGCCTTGTTCCTTGGCAAAAAAAAGATCGACGCCCAGTTGTTCGACGAGCTCGAAGAGATCCTGGTCACCGCCGATCTGGGTATTGCCACCACCATGGAACTGCTGGAAACCGCGCGCAAACGGGTAAAGAGAGAAAACCTGTCCGATCCGCTGGCGCTCAAATCGATCATCAAGGATCTGCTTAAAAGCCACCTGACCGTCGATCAGCAGGCCGCCGAGCTGGCCCTACCGGACCAGGGGCCGTTCGTGGTCATGGTGGTCGGGGTCAACGGCGTCGGCAAGACCACGACCATCGGCAAGGTCGCCGCAAAATTCCAGGCGGCCGGCCGATCCGTCCTGCTGGTCGCCGCCGACACCTTCCGGGCAGCGGCCATCTCCCAGCTGAAGATCTGGGGCGAGCGCAACGGGGCCCGGGTTGTCGCCCATCAAGAGGGGGCCGATCCGTCGTCGGTGGTCTTCGATGCCATGACCGTTGCCCAGAGCAAGGGATACGACGTGGTTCTAATCGACACCGCCGGCCGCCTGCACACCAGGACCAACCTGATGGAGGAATTGAAAAAGATCAAGCGGGTCATCGCCAAGCACCTGCCGGACGCACCGCACGAGGTGCTCCTGGTGATCGACGCCACCACCGGACAAAACGGCATCTCCCAGGCAACCCTCTTCAACGAGGCGGTGGGAGTAACCGGCATCGCCCTGACCAAACTGGACGGCACCGCCAAAGGCGGTATCGTCGCCAATATCACCCGGGAGCTCAAGGTCCCAATCAGATTCATCGGGGTCGGCGAGCAGATCGACGATCTCCGCGACTTCAACGCCGACGAGTTCGTCGAGGCCCTGTTCACCACCGCCGCCGACGCTGATCGCTCATGA
- a CDS encoding Mrp/NBP35 family ATP-binding protein, producing MSHSCGSGGSCSTKESQQAALAQQDNAITRSLGKIKNKILVMSGKGGVGKSTVSVNLALSLAQKGYQVGLMDVDIHGPDVVRMLNLTGKLEAPKSPDALVPPLRYNDRLKVVSLEYMMRDRDEAIIWRGPLKIQAIRQFIADMDWGELDYLVIDAPPGTGDEPLTVAQTIPLVKAIVVTTPQKVALADVRKSINFCRSVEVEIVGVVENMSGFVCPHCNQTVDIFKSGGGEEVAREFDLPFLGKVPMDPKVVEAGDDGVPYLSSEADSPATKAFGAIVAAVEKRLPPVAAPTTLKMAGQSGSCACSSGGCGSQKA from the coding sequence ATGTCTCATTCATGTGGGAGCGGCGGCTCGTGTTCGACCAAAGAGTCGCAACAAGCTGCCTTGGCACAGCAAGACAACGCGATTACCCGTTCGCTTGGTAAAATCAAGAACAAGATCCTGGTCATGAGCGGCAAGGGCGGCGTCGGCAAATCGACGGTCTCCGTTAATCTGGCGCTCAGCCTGGCCCAGAAGGGCTACCAGGTGGGTCTGATGGATGTCGACATCCACGGTCCGGACGTGGTCCGGATGCTCAACCTCACGGGCAAGCTCGAGGCCCCGAAATCACCGGACGCGCTGGTGCCGCCGCTGCGTTACAACGACCGGTTGAAGGTCGTTTCCCTGGAATACATGATGCGTGACCGCGACGAGGCGATCATCTGGCGCGGCCCGCTGAAGATCCAGGCGATTCGCCAATTCATCGCCGATATGGATTGGGGGGAGTTGGATTATCTGGTGATCGACGCCCCGCCCGGCACCGGCGACGAACCGTTAACGGTTGCCCAGACCATTCCGCTGGTCAAGGCCATCGTCGTGACCACGCCGCAGAAAGTGGCACTGGCCGATGTGCGCAAATCCATCAACTTCTGCCGCTCGGTGGAGGTGGAGATCGTCGGGGTGGTGGAGAACATGTCCGGTTTCGTCTGCCCGCACTGCAACCAGACCGTCGATATCTTCAAGTCCGGCGGCGGTGAGGAAGTCGCCCGCGAATTCGACCTTCCCTTCCTCGGCAAAGTACCCATGGACCCGAAAGTGGTCGAAGCCGGTGACGACGGCGTGCCCTATCTGTCTTCCGAGGCCGACAGCCCGGCCACCAAGGCCTTCGGCGCCATCGTCGCCGCTGTGGAAAAACGGTTGCCGCCGGTGGCTGCTCCGACAACCCTGAAAATGGCCGGTCAGTCCGGCTCCTGCGCCTGTTCCTCGGGAGGGTGCGGTTCACAGAAAGCGTAG
- a CDS encoding nucleotidyltransferase family protein, which yields MQAMILAAGYGTRLRPYTLIRPKPLFPVLNRPLLPATIERLRNSGCRRIIVNCHHLAGQIGAALAGLAGVELQEEPAILGTGGSLAQVLDRIDPGAPLLVCNGDIYHTVDVAALYRQHCAGGLRITMALHHYPRFSKVLVRDGLVTAFDAPAGSAGTCAYTGIQVIDPQVLRTMDERRPYCIIDHYRQLLAGGEAIGAAVVAAPNWSDIGTVADYLGLHGDLLSGRKEVWPELQRHTSSSFVVDDQAVVAAGCRFNDWVCIGKARIGPGARISRSVLWDGAEVPPHTVVEDRLVVAVSEAVVGTARPSIEVL from the coding sequence ATGCAGGCAATGATTCTGGCAGCCGGTTACGGTACCCGGTTGCGCCCTTATACGCTGATTCGGCCAAAACCGCTGTTTCCGGTGTTGAACCGGCCGTTGTTGCCGGCAACGATCGAGCGGTTGCGGAACAGTGGTTGCCGCCGAATCATCGTCAACTGCCACCACCTCGCCGGACAGATCGGCGCTGCGCTGGCCGGCCTGGCCGGCGTCGAACTGCAGGAGGAACCCGCCATCCTCGGCACCGGCGGCAGCCTCGCTCAGGTGCTGGACCGGATCGATCCGGGGGCGCCGCTGCTCGTCTGCAACGGCGATATCTATCACACCGTCGACGTCGCCGCCCTGTACCGGCAGCACTGCGCCGGCGGACTGCGGATAACCATGGCGCTGCACCATTACCCGCGGTTCAGCAAGGTGCTGGTGCGCGACGGGCTGGTCACCGCTTTCGACGCGCCCGCCGGGTCGGCCGGAACCTGTGCCTACACCGGTATCCAGGTGATCGATCCGCAGGTGCTGCGCACTATGGACGAGCGCCGGCCCTATTGCATTATCGACCATTACCGGCAATTGCTTGCCGGTGGCGAGGCCATCGGCGCAGCGGTGGTGGCTGCTCCCAACTGGAGCGACATCGGTACCGTGGCCGATTACCTGGGCCTGCATGGCGACCTGCTGTCCGGACGCAAGGAGGTATGGCCCGAGCTGCAGCGCCACACGAGCTCGAGCTTCGTTGTCGATGATCAGGCGGTTGTCGCTGCGGGGTGTCGGTTCAACGACTGGGTCTGCATCGGCAAGGCGCGGATCGGGCCCGGGGCGCGGATCAGCCGTTCGGTGCTGTGGGACGGTGCCGAGGTGCCACCGCACACCGTCGTGGAGGATCGGTTGGTCGTTGCCGTTAGCGAGGCTGTGGTCGGTACCGCCCGGCCATCAATCGAGGTATTATGA
- a CDS encoding J domain-containing protein, with protein MTRYRQPQPPGCGGCLLILTLVALVTGGAPALINLIGFLFFSGFFAVLLFVALFWGFSYWARNRIATYEASQTESHNRFVWLLVRILIKIAQLDGHVSRDEVQTIHRFFQYNLRYNQTQMAWVKNLIKEATGATESLESLLQEFRTTFAYEPRLILLELIYQIIFTKTPVPDNELQTARRIAAFLEIADYDLRTIEAKYTYRRRQQETASRENDTGFYAVLGLEPGADMEAIKKAYRQLSMKYHPDKVSHLGDEFRSVAEEKMKEINQAYDYFKKKFS; from the coding sequence ATGACCCGCTATCGACAACCGCAACCGCCCGGCTGCGGCGGCTGCCTCCTGATCCTGACGCTGGTCGCCCTGGTCACCGGCGGGGCGCCAGCCCTCATCAACCTGATCGGCTTTCTCTTTTTTTCCGGTTTCTTTGCGGTCCTGCTCTTTGTCGCCCTGTTCTGGGGCTTTTCCTATTGGGCCCGCAACCGCATCGCCACCTACGAGGCCTCCCAGACCGAGAGCCACAACCGTTTCGTCTGGCTGCTGGTCCGCATCCTGATCAAGATCGCGCAGTTGGACGGCCACGTCTCCAGGGACGAGGTCCAGACCATTCACCGTTTTTTCCAATACAACTTGCGCTACAACCAGACCCAGATGGCCTGGGTCAAGAATCTGATCAAGGAGGCTACCGGCGCCACCGAATCGCTCGAATCGCTGCTCCAGGAGTTTCGCACGACCTTCGCCTACGAACCGCGGCTCATCCTGCTGGAGTTGATCTACCAGATCATCTTCACCAAGACGCCGGTCCCCGACAACGAACTCCAGACCGCCCGGCGCATCGCCGCTTTTCTCGAGATCGCCGACTACGACCTGCGTACCATCGAGGCTAAATACACCTACCGGCGACGGCAACAGGAAACCGCCAGCCGGGAGAATGACACCGGCTTCTACGCGGTGCTCGGCCTCGAGCCGGGGGCGGACATGGAGGCGATCAAAAAGGCCTACCGGCAGCTGAGCATGAAGTACCACCCCGACAAGGTCTCGCACCTGGGCGACGAATTCCGCTCGGTGGCCGAAGAAAAGATGAAGGAAATCAACCAGGCGTACGATTATTTCAAGAAAAAATTCAGCTAA
- a CDS encoding MBL fold metallo-hydrolase codes for MRIEQHIVGMMGVCAYILSCEKTRHAAIVDPGGDEERLLAAVERAGLTVVYIIATHGHPDHVCGNRRIKEATGAKIVMHEADDDFFNQPNIKNYFSMLGLEESPPADLRVSDGDLLAIGEESLRVIHTPGHTPGGMCLYSPPDLLTGDTLFVGGIGRTDFPGGSHAELIASIGKKLLVLPPQTTVWPGHGYGGSHSTIEDERRSNPYLR; via the coding sequence ATGAGAATAGAACAACACATTGTCGGCATGATGGGCGTCTGCGCCTATATCCTCAGCTGCGAAAAGACCCGGCATGCCGCCATTGTCGATCCCGGCGGCGACGAGGAGCGGCTGCTCGCCGCCGTCGAGCGAGCCGGTCTGACGGTGGTCTACATCATCGCCACGCACGGTCACCCCGATCATGTCTGCGGCAATCGCCGGATCAAGGAAGCCACCGGGGCCAAGATCGTCATGCATGAGGCCGATGACGACTTCTTCAACCAGCCGAACATCAAGAACTATTTTTCCATGCTCGGCCTCGAGGAGTCGCCGCCGGCCGACCTGCGGGTCAGCGACGGCGATCTTCTCGCCATTGGCGAGGAGTCGCTGCGGGTCATCCATACCCCCGGACACACGCCCGGGGGCATGTGCCTGTACAGCCCCCCTGACCTGCTCACCGGCGACACCCTGTTCGTCGGCGGCATCGGTCGGACCGATTTTCCCGGCGGCTCCCACGCCGAACTGATCGCCTCCATCGGTAAAAAGCTGCTGGTCCTGCCGCCCCAGACCACCGTCTGGCCCGGTCACGGCTACGGCGGCAGCCACTCGACCATCGAGGACGAGCGGCGTTCCAATCCCTATCTTCGTTAA